CATTTTAAGCATTTCACCTTGAATTTCTAAACCTAAGCCTTTGTGCAGATTCTGTAATAGGAAACTTGGACAAGAGTGAATTCCTCACAAAGAAGACTGTCCCACTCATTTTACCCTGACCTGGGACATACCCTGGACAGTACAGTCATGGTCCGACTTGTGTCCAAAGAAAAGTCTGTAGGTGTAGCCGATTTGCCCCAGCAGTCAGGAGGGGATCATTCCATAAATCAGAGGCCAGGTTCTTAGACTTAGCTTTCATAAGCTGTGAGATGGACGGCCACCGTGTTGGAGGGCTGGTGAGATCCGCTTCTTTCTTTTCCTAGGAAAGGAATAATGCTGTGAGCATGTCTACACACTCCATGCTTTGTGAACGAATCGCCATAGCCAAGGAACTGATCAAGAGGGCAGAGTCACTTTCTCGATCAAGAAAAGGTGGCATAGAAGGTGGAGCCAAGCTGTGCAGCAAGTTGAAGGCCGAGTTGAAATTCTTACAGAAAGTAGAAGCTGGGAAAGTTGCTGTTAAAGAGTCCCACTTGCAGAGCACCAACCTCACACACCTGCGAGCCATCGTGGAATCGgcggaaaacctggaagaggttgtgAGTGTCCTCCATGTCTTCGGTTACACCGATCCTTTGGGAGAAAAGCAAACCCTGGTGGTGGATGTGGTTGCAAATGGCGGTCACACGTGGGTGAAGGCCATTGGCAGGAAGGCTGAAGCTCTGCATAACATCTGGCTGGGCAGGGGTCAGTATGGTGACAAAAGCATCATCGAGCAGGCGGAAGACTTTCTTCAAGCCAGTCACCAGCAGCCGGTGCAGTACAGCAAGCCTCACATCATCTTTGCATTTTACAACAGTGTCTCCAGCCCCATGGCAGAGAAGCTGAAGGAAATGGGCATATCCGTGAGAGGAGACATAGTGGCCGTCAACTCGCTGTTGGATCACCCAGAAGAGCTCCAAGTGAGTGAGAGTGAGTCAGACGATGAGGGGCCGGAACTCCTGCAGGTGACCAGAGTAGACCGAGAAAACATACTTGCAAGCATCGCGTTTCCCACCGAGATCAAGGTGGATGTGTGCAAGAGAGTGAATCTGGACATTACGACTTTAATCACCTACGTATCTGCCCTTAGCTATGGGGGCTGCCACTTCATCTTCAAAGAGAAAGTGCTCACAGAACAAGCAGAGCACGAGAGGAAAGAGCAGGTCCTGCCTCAGCTGCAGGCGTTTATGAAGGACAAGGAACTGTTTGCCTGTGAATCTGCGGTCAAGGACTTTCAGTCTATTTTAGATACTTTAGGAGGAcccggggagagagagagggccacCACGCTGATTAAGCAGATTACTGTGGTGCCAGATCAGCCTTCCGAGCGTGCCTTGAAACTAGTGGCCAGTTCGAAAATTAATACCCGCTCATTAACAATTTTTGGGACGGGAGACACCCTGAAAGCCATTACAATGACTGCCAATAGTGGTTTTGTCAGAGCTGCAAACAATCAGGGGGTGAAATTCAGTGTATTTATCCATCAGCCCAGAGCACTTACCGAGAGTAAGGAGGCTCTAGCCACTCCTTTACCAAAAGACCACAGCACTGACAGTGAACACTAATATCCTTCACAATGTTCTTGTGGAAATCAGTTATTCATACCAAAGGCTGGGTCTTTCCATctaaaatgggaagaaaagagaCCTATTGTGAAAATAATACCTAGAGCTTTTGAGCCAGTAGCGTTTTTGCGTGTGTATCATGTGTATTTGAGAGCCTATGTCCTCAAACAGTAGGGAAGCACAAGGGACAACCTTATTACTCAAAAGCTATATCCCAGCAGTTAAGAGAAGAACATCTGTATGTGGCTTTTGGCTGTCTAAGAATACTTCTGTTTGTGCTGCTACCCCCCTACTGGTCATCACACTTCACAAAGTATGGCTACCCTGCATCTTGCATTACATGTCTAGAGAAAATTCTGATGGCTGTTTTTCACTGTATTGGTTTATCAGTTAATATAAGTTGAGACTGGGAGATAATAGTCAATACTTCATTTTAGATTCCAAAGCCAATGGCCATTACTACTAAAAACTGAGTGAGTGCCATGTGTCATAGACTGTTGGGTATATTTACAAAAGTTGATActatagaaaaatggaaataaagtgcATTTTGAACATATAAGTGTCATGAATCTATTGACAAACTTATGAACTTCCAGCAACTCTGTGGAGGAGGCCGATGTGGTTACTGGGGTCCATGAGCACTGAGGATACAATGAATACAAGATGAGTTGTTGGGGTACTTCTCTAGGGAGACATCTCTTATTGAGTCAGAACACATATGTAAAGATTAGGCTTCCAATTTTGATACAGAGATTTATTGTTTAATACCTGAAGTTGAATGTGGGTTTTTGAGCACCTGTTTAGGTAATGAAATACTTGCTACTAGTAAGTAACAAACAGAGTTTGGTATGAAAAGAGGGATAATTGCTGTTTCAGGAATTTTTAGTCTGATGTGCAAGAGTGATTTGTGTACTAAACTGTAAATTACTTCTTAAATACTGTGGGGACAGCAAGGGAGGCACTTCTGCCCTGGAGTCAAGatatcagaaaacagaaaagcagcaagTTTAAGGgtttcaagagattttttttaaagatgaattttctttttcttgaaaatcaggtacacagagaggaggagagaccgagaggaagatctgtccattgattcactccccaagtggccacaacggctggagctgcgccagtccgaagccaggaggaggccaccaggatcagaaccagtgcccatatgggatcctggcacatgcaagacaaggactttagccgctaggctactgtgttgggcctggGTTTCAAGAGATTTTATAAGGCATGTGAGTGAGAAAAGGAGCTGCAAAGTACAAGGTGTGCGATAGAAAAAGTGTGAATGTGAGGTGCCTGTGCAGGGCAGACTCCAGCAGCCAGTTTATAAAGCTAGAGGAATAACTGAGTTTGTAAGAGGGCTGTTGGAAAGCCGTTAATTTTAAGCAAGGGTATGTTCATGAGCAAGGCTTTATTGTAAAAGCAACAAAAGTCAGTGGTAGGGAGGGAAAACTAAGGAAGGGAAGATGAACTGAGGGCCTTGTCTAGGGCACTAAAATGGAATAAAGAAATACACACAGGATGGCCCTTCAAAACAAGTTCgtgaaaaataaaagatgtttattttaatgcaaaaaacttttaattccatgcaagtttttcataatctgcattttctatgcagtttttgaagttctttgaatgtgcattcattcattgaaCATTGAGTATCAAGTGCCAGGCACAGTAGGAAGGGCTGGACATGAGCTGCTTCTCACGGCTGGCAGGAAGATGGTTGGTTTCTACTGTTCCCTGTGAACCTAGGAATTTGGAATCTGCTGTGAAGTGGAAGGC
The sequence above is a segment of the Ochotona princeps isolate mOchPri1 chromosome 20, mOchPri1.hap1, whole genome shotgun sequence genome. Coding sequences within it:
- the C20H7orf25 gene encoding UPF0415 protein C7orf25 homolog produces the protein MSTHSMLCERIAIAKELIKRAESLSRSRKGGIEGGAKLCSKLKAELKFLQKVEAGKVAVKESHLQSTNLTHLRAIVESAENLEEVVSVLHVFGYTDPLGEKQTLVVDVVANGGHTWVKAIGRKAEALHNIWLGRGQYGDKSIIEQAEDFLQASHQQPVQYSKPHIIFAFYNSVSSPMAEKLKEMGISVRGDIVAVNSLLDHPEELQVSESESDDEGPELLQVTRVDRENILASIAFPTEIKVDVCKRVNLDITTLITYVSALSYGGCHFIFKEKVLTEQAEHERKEQVLPQLQAFMKDKELFACESAVKDFQSILDTLGGPGERERATTLIKQITVVPDQPSERALKLVASSKINTRSLTIFGTGDTLKAITMTANSGFVRAANNQGVKFSVFIHQPRALTESKEALATPLPKDHSTDSEH